In Sulfitobacter sp. LCG007, the sequence CGGATGGTCGGACGCTCGCTTGGCGCGATGCGCCTGCGCCGCCGATACGGCGTCTACCCCCTCGCCGTGCACCGCCGGAACCAGAACATCGGGCGCCAGCTCGACGATCTGGTGGTCAAGGTAGGCGACACGCTGCTGCTCGAGGGTGCGCCCGAAGACATCCAGCGTCTGGCTTCCGAGATGGACATGGTCGACGTCTCGCAGCCGTCCGTGCGCGGTTTCCGGCGCTCGCATGCGCCCATCGCGGTGGCGGTCATGATCGGGATCGTCGTGCTTGCCGCGCTTGAGGTCGCGCCCATCCTGCTGCTGGCGGTCGTCGGTGTGGCAATCGTCCTGCTCACGGGATGCATCGACGCGGACGAGGCATTCTCGCATGTGGAGGGCAGCCTGCTGGCGCTCATCTTCGCCATGCTCGCAGTGGGGGCGGCGCTCGAGGAGTCCGGCGCGGTCAGGCTGCTTGTGGACGGCATCGCACCGGCGTTGCAGTCGGTTCCGCCCTCCCTCGTCGTATTCGTGGTCTTCCTGCTGACGACCACGCTGACGGAAATCGTCTCGAACAACGCCGTCGCGGTGATCATGACGCCCATCGCCATCGGTCTTGCCCAGGCGCTCGGTCTCGATCCGCGCCCGCTTGTCGTCGCGGTGATGATTGCCGCCTCCTGCGCCTTCGCGACGCCCATCGGCTACCAGACCAATACCCTTGTCTACGGCCCGGGCGGCTACAAGTTCACCGACTTCATGCGTATCGGCATCCCGCTGAACCTCAGCATGTCGGTCATCGTTTCCGCGGTCATTCCCTTCCTCTGGCCACTCTGAGCCCCTGCCTTCGCGGCCGCTCAGCCGCGTTCGGGCTCGATCACGCCAAGCTCTGTCACGATCAGGTCGAGCCGCTGGTCGGTCGGCTCGAGCGGGAGGGCCTCGGCCTCCTGCGCCGCGTAGGCGAAACCCACGGCGAGCGTCGGCCGCCTGTGCCGCAGCATTTCCAGCGTGCGATCATAGAAACCCCCGCCATAGCCAAGCCGCCCGCCACTGCGGTCGAATGCCGCAAGCGGCACCACCAGCAGTTCGGGTTCGAAATATTCCCGCGTTTCCGGAACCGGCACTCCGAAAGGTCCGGGCACGAGAGCCCTTCCCGGCTCCCATCTGGCGAACTTCAGCGGCAGACCCGCGCCTTCGATCACCGGGACGCCCACCGGGCCATGTGCCGCGGCCTCGGCCATGGCGGGCAGCGGGTCAATCTCGGTGCGGATGGCGAGATAGCCCGACAGCGGCACTCCGCGATAGCCCGCAAGCAGCTCAGACAACACGCCTGCCCCGGTGCCCGGATCCGCCGCCCGCGCCGACTTGCGCCGGGCGAAGGCGTCGGCGCGCGCCGCAGCCTTCAACGCGCCGAGGTCGGGCGAATTCACAGAAGGACCATCGTCGCGAGGCCGAGAAAGGCGAAGAAACCGACCACGTCCGTCACCGTGGTCACGAAGGCGCCGGAGGCCAGCGCAGGGTCGACCCCGGTCCGCTCCAGCAGGATCGGTATCACGGTGCCCGCGAATCCCGCGACCACGAGGTTGATCACCATGGATGCCGCGATGACATAGCCGAGCGCGGGAGAGCCGAACCAGATCAGCCCGACGACCCCCATGACGAGGGCGAAGACGAGCCCGTTGATCAGCCCGACAAGCACTTCCCGCCGTATCACGCGCCAGATGTTGTTGCCGGTCAGGTCTTTGGTGGCAAGCGCGCGCACCGCCACGGTCAGCGACTGGGTTCCGGCATTGCCGCCCATCGAAGCCACGATGGGCATGAGCACCGCCAGCGCAACCAGTTCCGCAATCTGCCCTTCGAAAAGCGAGATGACCATCGAGGCCACGATCGCGGTCAACAGGTTCACCCCGAGCCAAGGCAGGCGCAGCCGCGTGGTTTCGATCACCCGGTCCGAGAGCGAGCTTTCGTCGCCGACACCCGCAAGGCGAAGGATGTCTTCTTCGTGTTCCTCGTCGAGCACCGCCATCGCGTCGTCGATCGTGATGATCCCAATGAGCCGGCCCTCCTCGTCCACGACGGGGGCCGAGATCAGGTGATACTGGTTGAACGCATAGGCCACATCGGCCTCTTCCTGCATCGCCGGAATGATGCGGAAGGTCTCTTCCTGTATGTCCGAGAGCCGCACCTCGCGCTTCGAGCGCATCAGCTTGCCCAGCGTCACGTTGCCGACCGGATGAAGGCGCGGGTCCACGAGGACGATATGGTAGAACTGGTCGGGCAGCTCTTCGGCCGGGGTTGCGCGCAGATGGTCGATGGCCTCGCCGACTGTCCAGAACTCCGGGGCCATGACCACTTCGCGCTGCATGAGTCGCCCGGCGGAGTATTCGGGATAGGACAGCGCGCGCTGCACCGCCATGCGCTCGGATTCGGGAAGGGCGCCGAGGATCGCGGTCTGCTGCTCGTCCTCCAGATCCTCGACCAGATCGACCACGTCGTCGCTGTCCATCTCGCGCACTGCTTCCGCCAGCACCTGCGGCGTCAGCAGCGCGATGACCTCCTCGCGGACGGACGGGTCGAGCTCGGACAGGATGTCGCCGTCGAATTCCCTGTCGTAAAGCCGGATCAGCCGGGCGCGATCAAAGGCGTTGATCTGTTCGAGAAGGTCGGCGATGTCGGCCTGGTGCAGCGGATCCATCAGCGCGATGAGCTGGTCGCGATCCTCGATCTCGACCGAGTAGAGGATGGCCGCGATCAGTTTCGGCGTGAGGGAATAGGCGTCTTCCCCGACCTCGTCCTCGATCTCCTCGACCTCGTCTTCGATCCGATCGGACATGGCTGGCGCCCTCCTTATTCCGCCGCAAACCTACGCAGGCAGTGCCGCTGTTACAATGCTTCCCGACCGCGCCGCAGCAGCCGATTTACCTCGAAGGGTTCGTCGCCTAGAGATAGGACATGGGCGCGGATTTTCTCATTCTGGGACAGACTTTCGAAGCCGGCGAAGGCGATCCGTTCCGAGATCCCTGGCCAGAAGTGGTTCGGATCAATTCGCAGGGCGGCGTCCTGGTGGCGGACGGGCAGATCCGCGCGGTGGGAGACGGCGCGGCGCTGCGCCGGGAGCACCCGCAGGCCGAGGTGGTCGATATGGGGCGCGGGCTCATCTGCCCCGGATTCGTCGATGCCCATGCCCATTACCCGCAGACGGCCATCATCGCCAGCTGGGGCAAGCGCCTGATAGACTGGCTGGACACCTACACCTTTCCGGAGGAGATGCGCTTTGGCGATCCGGCCCATGCCGCCGAGATCGCGGCGCGGCACCTGGACCTGACGCTGGCCAACGGGACAACGACGGTATGTTCCTATGCAACGGTGCATCCCGAGAGCGTCGATGCCTATTTCGCCGCCGCTGAACGGCGCAACCAGCGGGTGGTCGCCGGCAAGACCTGCATGGACCGCAATGCGCCGGAGGGCCTGCGGGATACGGCACAAGGCGCCTATGACGACAGCAAGGCGCTGCTGGACCGCTGGCACGGACGCGGCCGCGCGAGCTATGCCATCACGCCGCGCTTCTCTCCCACCTCGACACCCCAGCAGCTGGAGGCGCTGGGGAGCCTGTGGGCCGAGCATCCCGACTGCCTGATGCAGACACATCTGAGCGAGCAGACCGACGAGATCGCCTGGGTCAAGGGACTGTACCCGGAGGCGCGCGATTATCTCGACACCTACGAGCGTCACGGGCTTCTGGGCGAACGCAGCGTGTTCGGGCACGCGATCCACCTGACGCCCCGCGAGATCGACCGGCTGGCCGAGACCGGCGCCGCGCTCGTCCATTGCCCGACCTCGAACACCTTCATCGGATCGGGTCTCATGGACCTTGCGGGGCTTGCGGCGCGCGGCATTCCGGTGGGCCTTGCCACCGATACCGGGGGCGGTTCTTCCTTCTCGATGCTGCGGACGATGGCGGCGGCCTACGAGATCGGTCAACTTCGCCGCACACCGCTGCATGCGGCGCAGCTGATGTGGCTGGCCACCGCCGGGTCTGCGCGCGCCCTGCACATATCGGACCGGATCGGCCGGCTTGCCCCGGGAATCGAGGCCGATCTCTGCGTGCTCGACCTCGGGTCGACGCCCGCCATCGCCCAGCGGGCCGCGCGGGCGGGCGATGTCTGGGAAGCGATCTTTCCGACGATCATGATGGGCGACGACCGGGCCGTGGCCGGTGTGTGGATCGCCGGACAGCGGCGCATCTGAGCGGCGCAGGCGGGGGGCGCTGCCCCCATCGCGCTGCGCGCGACTCCCCCGGGATACTTGTGAGCAAAGGAAGCCGGAGCCGCGTTCAGCAGCCCGGATCCGCGAGGACCATCACCCAGACGTCGCCGGTGCCCACCACGGCGAATTCACGCACGCGCGATGTCATGATGTTGCGGCGATGGGGACGCGAATCCCACCAGCTCTGGAGCGCCGCGCCGAGGGTTTTCTGGCCCTTCGCGATGTTTTCGGCGACAAAGCAGTAGCGATACCCCTGCGCCCTGCTCCGGGCGGCCACGTTCGAACCGTCCGACCCCGTATGCGAGAAGAAGCCGTTGCTCGACATGTCGCGGGCATGGCGCCGGGCCACGGCTTCGAGCGTGCGGGAATAGCTGAGTGGCGCCAGGCCCCTGCTCTCGCGCATGCGGTTCACGGCCGGGACCGCCGACGCATCCGCAAGGGCGGGGCGCACGGGCAGCAGCGTCGGGATCAGCGCAGCGATCAGGAGAAGCGTGGCGGAGAGGCGGACATGTTTCATTCGGCAAAGGATAGGGCGAGCCAGTTCTGTCTTTCAACCAGCAATGGCAGGTCGACCGTCACCATGTGGCAATCGCGCACGATCCGGCGCCCCTCGACCAGGAGGTCGCGCACCCGAGCCGGCCCCGCCAGCATCAGCGCCGCACGGTCCCAGCTTCCTGCCGCCTCGACGCCGCTCATGTCCCAGATCGCGATGTCGGCGCGCTTGCCGGGCGCGATGCGGCCGCAATCGGGCCGGCCCAGGACATCGGCGCCGCCACGGGTCGCGATTTCGAGCGCCTCACGGGCGCTCATCGCATCGGCCCCGCGCGAGACCCGCTGAAGCAGCATGGCCTGGCGCGCCTCGGACACCAGATTGCCGGCATCGTTCGATGCCGACCCGTCGACGCCCAGCCCGACCTTGACGCCGGCATCGCGCATCTCGCGCACAGGGGCGATCCCGCTGCCGAGCCGGCAGTTGGAGCAGGGGCAATGGGCAACGCCGGTGCCGGTGCGGGCAAATAGGCCTATCTCGGTCGTATCCAGCCTGACGCAGTGGGCATGCCAGACGTCATCCCCGGTCCAGCCGAGATCTTCGGCATATTGTCCCGGACGGCAGCCGAACATGTCGAGCGAATAGGCGATGTCCTCGTCGTTCTCGGCGAGATGCGTGTGCAGCATGACACCCTTGTCGCGCGCCAGAAGGGCTGCGTCGCGCATCAGTTCGCGACTGACCGAGAAGGGCGAGCAGGGGGCGATGGCGACGCGGCACATCGCACCGTCGCTTGGATCGTGAAATGCGTCGACGACCCTGATGCAATCCTCCAGGATCGCGGATTCGCTTTCTGTCAGGCTGTCGGGGGGCAGTCCTCCGGCGCTTTCGCCGATGCTCATGGCCCCGCGGGTCGGGTGAAAGCGCAGCCCGAGGTCGGCGGCGGCGTGGATGGTATCCTCGAGCCGGCTGCCGTTGGGGTAGAGGTACAGATGATCCGAGCTCAGCGAACAGCCCGACAGCGCGAGTTCGGCGAGGCCGATCTGGGCCGAGACGAACATGTGCTCGGGCGTGAAACCGGCCCAGATCGGGTAGAGTGTCCGGAGCCATCCGAAGAGCAAGGCATCCTGCGCCCCCGGTACTGCGCGGGTGAGCGTCTGGTAGAGATGGTGGTGGGTGTTGACCAGACCGGGCGTCACGAGGCAACCCTGTGCGCGGATCACCTCTCCGGTGGTCGAGAGGGCCGGGCCGATCGCCGCGATCGTGCCATCGCGGATCAGGATATCCTCGCCCGTGAGCTCCCGGCGCATGTCGTCCATCGTCAGGATGAGCTCTGCGCCGCGGATCAGGACTTCGGTCATTCAGGGGCTTGCCGCAGTAT encodes:
- a CDS encoding 5-formyltetrahydrofolate cyclo-ligase, with translation MNSPDLGALKAAARADAFARRKSARAADPGTGAGVLSELLAGYRGVPLSGYLAIRTEIDPLPAMAEAAAHGPVGVPVIEGAGLPLKFARWEPGRALVPGPFGVPVPETREYFEPELLVVPLAAFDRSGGRLGYGGGFYDRTLEMLRHRRPTLAVGFAYAAQEAEALPLEPTDQRLDLIVTELGVIEPERG
- the mgtE gene encoding magnesium transporter; amino-acid sequence: MSDRIEDEVEEIEDEVGEDAYSLTPKLIAAILYSVEIEDRDQLIALMDPLHQADIADLLEQINAFDRARLIRLYDREFDGDILSELDPSVREEVIALLTPQVLAEAVREMDSDDVVDLVEDLEDEQQTAILGALPESERMAVQRALSYPEYSAGRLMQREVVMAPEFWTVGEAIDHLRATPAEELPDQFYHIVLVDPRLHPVGNVTLGKLMRSKREVRLSDIQEETFRIIPAMQEEADVAYAFNQYHLISAPVVDEEGRLIGIITIDDAMAVLDEEHEEDILRLAGVGDESSLSDRVIETTRLRLPWLGVNLLTAIVASMVISLFEGQIAELVALAVLMPIVASMGGNAGTQSLTVAVRALATKDLTGNNIWRVIRREVLVGLINGLVFALVMGVVGLIWFGSPALGYVIAASMVINLVVAGFAGTVIPILLERTGVDPALASGAFVTTVTDVVGFFAFLGLATMVLL
- the guaD gene encoding guanine deaminase; this encodes MGADFLILGQTFEAGEGDPFRDPWPEVVRINSQGGVLVADGQIRAVGDGAALRREHPQAEVVDMGRGLICPGFVDAHAHYPQTAIIASWGKRLIDWLDTYTFPEEMRFGDPAHAAEIAARHLDLTLANGTTTVCSYATVHPESVDAYFAAAERRNQRVVAGKTCMDRNAPEGLRDTAQGAYDDSKALLDRWHGRGRASYAITPRFSPTSTPQQLEALGSLWAEHPDCLMQTHLSEQTDEIAWVKGLYPEARDYLDTYERHGLLGERSVFGHAIHLTPREIDRLAETGAALVHCPTSNTFIGSGLMDLAGLAARGIPVGLATDTGGGSSFSMLRTMAAAYEIGQLRRTPLHAAQLMWLATAGSARALHISDRIGRLAPGIEADLCVLDLGSTPAIAQRAARAGDVWEAIFPTIMMGDDRAVAGVWIAGQRRI
- a CDS encoding CAP domain-containing protein, which codes for MKHVRLSATLLLIAALIPTLLPVRPALADASAVPAVNRMRESRGLAPLSYSRTLEAVARRHARDMSSNGFFSHTGSDGSNVAARSRAQGYRYCFVAENIAKGQKTLGAALQSWWDSRPHRRNIMTSRVREFAVVGTGDVWVMVLADPGC
- a CDS encoding 8-oxoguanine deaminase; the encoded protein is MTEVLIRGAELILTMDDMRRELTGEDILIRDGTIAAIGPALSTTGEVIRAQGCLVTPGLVNTHHHLYQTLTRAVPGAQDALLFGWLRTLYPIWAGFTPEHMFVSAQIGLAELALSGCSLSSDHLYLYPNGSRLEDTIHAAADLGLRFHPTRGAMSIGESAGGLPPDSLTESESAILEDCIRVVDAFHDPSDGAMCRVAIAPCSPFSVSRELMRDAALLARDKGVMLHTHLAENDEDIAYSLDMFGCRPGQYAEDLGWTGDDVWHAHCVRLDTTEIGLFARTGTGVAHCPCSNCRLGSGIAPVREMRDAGVKVGLGVDGSASNDAGNLVSEARQAMLLQRVSRGADAMSAREALEIATRGGADVLGRPDCGRIAPGKRADIAIWDMSGVEAAGSWDRAALMLAGPARVRDLLVEGRRIVRDCHMVTVDLPLLVERQNWLALSFAE